The DNA segment GAGCTTGGTTTTCTGTTTCTAAGGCGATGAGGCGTTGGGTTTGTTCTTTTGGGGTCATGCACCCAATCTTATCACTTTCTTCTTCTCGTCAGTCAGCTCTCTCTCCTACCTCGGCAGTTACTTTAATATATCATAATTGTGAGTGAAATTACTAATATAAAGCAATAGAGGACACTTTTCAAAGTGTCCTCTATTAAACATTAGCAAATTAATGATCACTTTACTATCATTTCAGAGATTAACAAGATCAATTGTGAGGAGTGAGTGTGATTATGTCTAACAGTAAAGTTGGTGTGTCTTTATTTTGTCTAATTGCTGTTACAGCTTTTGCCTCTGAATCTGCATTAGCTGAGACAAATATCGGAAAAAAAGCATCGGAACTTACAAAATATTCTTATTCTGCTTCTGACCTTTTTACCGCGTATGATCCAGTCAACTTAGAAGAATTTTGTGAACGCTATCCCTTTAATTCTCGCTGCGCTGATTTAGAACCTTCAACGCCTGGAGTTGAAACTTCTTCAGCTTCTTCCCCCTCTAGTGCTAACAGTGGTTGGGCGGTTACGCCTGAGATTGGAACTCTAGGTTTGGGAGCATCTGTGACCTATGGCATTACTCCACAATTAAATGGGCGACTGGGACTCAATGCCTTTTCTTTGGGAATCGATGTTGAGGATACAGAAGCCACTTATGATTCCGATGTCAATTTACTCAACATTTCTGCTGCTGCAGATTACTATCCTTTCGAGAATGCTGGATTTAAAGTTTCTGCAGGCTTAATCTTCAATGACAACAACATTAGCGGGACAGCAACACCTAACGGAGGAACGATTGATATTGGCGACGATACCTTCGCTGCATCAGAATTAGGTTCAGTTGATGCAGATGTTGAGTTTCCCAATGAAATTGCTCCCTACATTGGTATTGGTTGGGGTAACCCAGTCCGACCCGGTAGCCGTTGGAATTTTAACGTGAATTTAGGAGTGATGTTCCCGGGTTCTCCGGAAGTAGATGTATCAGCCAATGATGTTGCTCCTGCTGTTCAAAATCAGGTTGAGCAAGCCATTGCCCAGGAAGAAGAAGATTTAGAAGACGAATTGGATAACTTTAATATTTATCCTGTTTTGACAGTAGGGGTTTCTTATCAATTCTAATTGAATTTTTTCCTTCATCTCCCAATTTTGGCGCTATCTTATGGGAGGAGATCCTAGATTCTAGGCTGAGGCAATCTAGATCTGATCAGCGCGAGACAAGTCGATGCCATAATTGTTATTAGTTCCTGATTCGGAGTTTTGTTTTCTAATTTCTGATTTCCGAATAACCAATGACAAAATGGCTTCTGAGAAATTTCGCCAGCAATTAAGAAAAGAAGCAGAAAAGTGGCAAGCAGAGGGGTTAATTGATCCCTCTGTTTTTCACCGATTAGCCCAACGTTATCAGTTTCATACTCTCGAAGCGGATCGTCAGAGTCGCTTTATCATTATTTTATTTGGTTTGGGCGGATTGCTTCTCGGCTTAGGTTTAATTACCCTAGTGGCTGCCAACTGGCAAGGTTGGTCGCGAGGAGTGCGAGTAGGATTGCTCTTAAGTCTCTTTATTGCCGTCAATAGTGCTGGCTTTTGGGGATGGCACTCTCCGCAACAGCGGTGGCAACGATTGGGAAAAGGACTGCTTTTATGCGGTGCTTTGCTTCTTGGGGCAAATTTAGGGTTAATGTCCCAAATGTTTCACCAAAGTGGCGCCGTTTATGAACTGTATTTTGTTTGGGGAATAGGTGTCTTAGCCATGGCTTATGGGTTACAGCTGACTTGGCTGGCAATTCTTGCCATTGGGTTGATCGGAGTGGGGTATTGGTGGGGACTTCCTAATCTGTTTGATCCGGGAGAGACGATGCGATTGTCGGTTGTTATGCAATATGTTCCCTTACTGGCAATGGTCCTCTATCTTCCTCTAGCTGAATTGTGTCAATCACAATGGGTGTTAGTTTGGGGAGTGGTAGCAGTGGTTTCCGCCTTTGAAGTGAGTGTGATTCGGGAATTATCAACGATCGCGCCTTCTTTTCTAGCCGGAGGAGTGGTTACTGCCGCGATCGCGCTGCCTCCTTTATTATTATGGGCCTACTATCCCCGACGAATCGACATTCGACTCCAATTTCACGCAGTTACCTCTCGTCTGGCCATCTTGTTTCTTGCTGCTGTCTGTTACTTGTTTTCCTTTCACTATATCTGGCGTGATTTGAATGTGGGTCGCAACGAGGAAGCAGTGCTCTCTCATCCGGCTGTTTTCGGACAACTGATCGTCTTTACCAGCCTCACGATTTATCAGTGGTGGCGTTTGGGTCAGAGAAGAAATCGAGGGTGGCGATTGGCGTTCAACAGTACACTGGTTGCGGTTACGAGTGTCTTAACTGGCTTAGGAGTCGGCAGTGCCGTGGCAGGATTCAGCCTTTTCAATGTCGTGTGGTTGCCCACTGTCATCTATAATGCTCTGCTCTTTTTTCTCGCGATCGCGCTGATTCGACAAGGGCTCAATCAAGAGATTCGTCTCCAGTTCTGGGCCGGTTTATTATTTTTGAGTTTACAAATTTTCTCCCGGATGTTGGAGTATCAAACCGGCTTAGTCTTCAAGTCGGTCATTTTCTTTCTCTGTGGTCTCGCCATTGTTGTTGCCGGCTTATGGTTTGAACGCTATCTCCAACAAGAATGAGAAGCTGCCTTGAAGGAAGACAAGGCAAAGGGGTGAGGGGGAGAGCTGGTGAACCCAATAATGAGTCATTGGTATCTGGTAATTGCTCACTAACGACGAGACGGACGCTGCATTTTCGAGAGAGTGGGTAAAGGACGGGGAGAGGGGGTATCGGACCCAGTGAGATAACGAGTTGTTGTTTTGCGTTGGGAAACGGGGCGATATTGATAGCTTTGCCACCACCGGAGCGCGATCGCGCTGGTGCCCACTAAGAGTCCTAGCGTCAATAAGCTCCAACGCTCCCCAAAGCCGCCAATCAGGGCATTGACGACTCCAATGGTCAAAATAAAAGCAGAAATGGGTTCTTTGCGATAAGCACGAGTAATAAAGCGCGGTAACAAAATGTTCATGCTTGTCCTTGAGCGTTAGATTTTAATTCAAAGTGCTAATTCTACAGTAACGAACGATCAAACTAATCCTACCCAAGCGAGTAAGCCCTTTCCGGTGAGAAATTCGATCAGCAATAGGGCGACAAACCCAATCATGGCAGCACGACCATTCAGACGTTCTGCATATTGATTAAAGCCAAACTTAGGTTCTTTGGTATTGGGCGTGACACTCGGTTGGGGTTGATTCATCATTAATTTTTTATAGTTGCTACCTTAATCATCAGTGGGGAACTTACCAGGACGAACCGTCAGCGTTTCCTCCTTGCCATTGCGATTAACATTTACTGTTAATGCTTCACCAATAGCACTCCTTTCCACCGCTTGTTGGACATCAGTGGCCGTTTGGATGGCATTGCCGCCTACGTTCAAAATGATATCACCTTCGCGAAAACCGGCGCGATCAGCCGGAGAATTATCCACGACACCGACAACCAGTACCCCTTGTTCAGCCGCAACGGAAAAGTCAAAGCGACTAGCACCATTAATTTCTTTGCGCAGATCGGGGGTGAGTGTTACCATCCGAATCCCCAAGTAGGGGTGCGCGGCTTCTCCTTCTGTGACCAATTGGTTTGCAATGCGGGAGGCAAGTTCGATGGGAATGGCAAACCCTAACCCTTCGGCATTGGCGCGAATTGCCGTATTAACGCCAATGACCTCCCCTTGGGCATTTAAAAGCGGACCCCCCGAATTGCCTGGATTAATCGCTGCATCCGTTTGAATGAAACTGACCCGTTTATCGGGAATGCCCACTTGAGAACTCGACCGGCCAATGGCACTGATAATGCCCACAGTAACGGTATTATTTAAGCCAAGCGGATTGCCAATCGCGATCGCCCAATCGCCGGGGATAATCGCTTGAGAACTGCCCAAAGTAACAGTGGGAAGGTTCTGAGCCGGAATTTTAATCACAGCGACATCAGTTACTAGATCAGCCCCGACCACAACTCCCTCAAAACTTCGTCCATCTCTCAGCGTTACTTTGACCTC comes from the Cyanobacteria bacterium GSL.Bin1 genome and includes:
- a CDS encoding DUF2157 domain-containing protein, yielding MASEKFRQQLRKEAEKWQAEGLIDPSVFHRLAQRYQFHTLEADRQSRFIIILFGLGGLLLGLGLITLVAANWQGWSRGVRVGLLLSLFIAVNSAGFWGWHSPQQRWQRLGKGLLLCGALLLGANLGLMSQMFHQSGAVYELYFVWGIGVLAMAYGLQLTWLAILAIGLIGVGYWWGLPNLFDPGETMRLSVVMQYVPLLAMVLYLPLAELCQSQWVLVWGVVAVVSAFEVSVIRELSTIAPSFLAGGVVTAAIALPPLLLWAYYPRRIDIRLQFHAVTSRLAILFLAAVCYLFSFHYIWRDLNVGRNEEAVLSHPAVFGQLIVFTSLTIYQWWRLGQRRNRGWRLAFNSTLVAVTSVLTGLGVGSAVAGFSLFNVVWLPTVIYNALLFFLAIALIRQGLNQEIRLQFWAGLLFLSLQIFSRMLEYQTGLVFKSVIFFLCGLAIVVAGLWFERYLQQE
- a CDS encoding PDZ domain-containing protein, with the protein product MSRFSKQLGLYLGLLTLGGVAGLSASQYWQDDPSPAVDLSPVQPIQLPDPSSRPATPPLESSSFIARAAQTVGPAVVRLDSARIISQKEQEPFYRRFFGEEAPQERRRVREGTGSGFIFSADGLVLTNAHVVEDADEVKVTLRDGRSFEGVVVGADLVTDVAVIKIPAQNLPTVTLGSSQAIIPGDWAIAIGNPLGLNNTVTVGIISAIGRSSSQVGIPDKRVSFIQTDAAINPGNSGGPLLNAQGEVIGVNTAIRANAEGLGFAIPIELASRIANQLVTEGEAAHPYLGIRMVTLTPDLRKEINGASRFDFSVAAEQGVLVVGVVDNSPADRAGFREGDIILNVGGNAIQTATDVQQAVERSAIGEALTVNVNRNGKEETLTVRPGKFPTDD